From Drosophila suzukii chromosome 2R, CBGP_Dsuzu_IsoJpt1.0, whole genome shotgun sequence, a single genomic window includes:
- the LOC108018161 gene encoding tumor protein D52 isoform X12 — MEDHNTANLSDPASPAASVASAEIAAEFAALSVEEKEQRRADWTQELARVEEEINTLRTVLASKTRHASDLKRKLGITVWKEVTDDMNQGIKNLKESTVYQRTESVLKSTGEKTASVFGSITSGISSKLSQMKNSESMRSIEASVGSAYENVKAFSSLVRWRSRS; from the exons ATGGAGGACC ATAATACAGCCAACCTGTCGGACCCAGCATCTCCAGCAGCTTCTGTGGCATCCGCAGAAATTGCCGCCGAGTTCGCTGCGCTTTCCGTGGAGGAGAAGGAGCAGCGTCGGGCTGATTGGACTCAG GAACTGGCCCGCGTTGAGGAGGAGATCAACACGCTGCGCACCGTCCTCGCCTCGAAGACGCGCCATGCCTCCGATCTCAAGCGCAAGCTGGGCATTACCGTCTGGAAGGAGGTGACGGACGACATGAACCAGGGCATCAAGAACCTCAAAGAGAGCACTGT ATACCAACGCACGGAGTCTGTGCTCAAGTCCACGGGCGAGAAGACCGCCTCGGTGTTTGGCAGCATCACCAGTGGCATTTCGTCGAAACTGTCGCAAATGAAAAACTCCGAGTCGATGCGTTCTATCGAGGCTTCGGTGGGCTCTGCCTACGAGAACGTTAAA GCGTTCAGTTCCTTGGTTAGATGGCGTTCCCGATCCTGA
- the LOC108018161 gene encoding tumor protein D54 isoform X11, whose amino-acid sequence MEDHNTANLSDPASPAASVASAEIAAEFAALSVEEKEQRRADWTQELARVEEEINTLRTVLASKTRHASDLKRKLGITVWKEVTDDMNQGIKNLKESTVYQSVEQSVGTFTKAVHEAPLYQRTESVLKSTGEKTASVFGSITSGISSKLSQMKNSESMRSIEASVGSAYENVKAFSSLVRWRSRS is encoded by the exons ATGGAGGACC ATAATACAGCCAACCTGTCGGACCCAGCATCTCCAGCAGCTTCTGTGGCATCCGCAGAAATTGCCGCCGAGTTCGCTGCGCTTTCCGTGGAGGAGAAGGAGCAGCGTCGGGCTGATTGGACTCAG GAACTGGCCCGCGTTGAGGAGGAGATCAACACGCTGCGCACCGTCCTCGCCTCGAAGACGCGCCATGCCTCCGATCTCAAGCGCAAGCTGGGCATTACCGTCTGGAAGGAGGTGACGGACGACATGAACCAGGGCATCAAGAACCTCAAAGAGAGCACTGT ttaccAATCGGTGGAGCAGAGCGTGGGCACGTTTACTAAAGCCGTGCACGAGGCACCCCT ATACCAACGCACGGAGTCTGTGCTCAAGTCCACGGGCGAGAAGACCGCCTCGGTGTTTGGCAGCATCACCAGTGGCATTTCGTCGAAACTGTCGCAAATGAAAAACTCCGAGTCGATGCGTTCTATCGAGGCTTCGGTGGGCTCTGCCTACGAGAACGTTAAA GCGTTCAGTTCCTTGGTTAGATGGCGTTCCCGATCCTGA
- the LOC108018161 gene encoding tumor protein D54 isoform X8, translated as MEDHNTANLSDPASPAASVASAEIAAEFAALSVEEKEQRRADWTQELARVEEEINTLRTVLASKTRHASDLKRKLGITVWKEVTDDMNQGIKNLKESTVYQSVEQSVGTFTKAVHEAPLYQRTESVLKSTGEKTASVFGSITSGISSKLSQMKNSESMRSIEASVGSAYENVKVSYEHNNFMCQSHATKVTSRSGSVSSFPDALDENNTSSGLNSPTDSLTK; from the exons ATGGAGGACC ATAATACAGCCAACCTGTCGGACCCAGCATCTCCAGCAGCTTCTGTGGCATCCGCAGAAATTGCCGCCGAGTTCGCTGCGCTTTCCGTGGAGGAGAAGGAGCAGCGTCGGGCTGATTGGACTCAG GAACTGGCCCGCGTTGAGGAGGAGATCAACACGCTGCGCACCGTCCTCGCCTCGAAGACGCGCCATGCCTCCGATCTCAAGCGCAAGCTGGGCATTACCGTCTGGAAGGAGGTGACGGACGACATGAACCAGGGCATCAAGAACCTCAAAGAGAGCACTGT ttaccAATCGGTGGAGCAGAGCGTGGGCACGTTTACTAAAGCCGTGCACGAGGCACCCCT ATACCAACGCACGGAGTCTGTGCTCAAGTCCACGGGCGAGAAGACCGCCTCGGTGTTTGGCAGCATCACCAGTGGCATTTCGTCGAAACTGTCGCAAATGAAAAACTCCGAGTCGATGCGTTCTATCGAGGCTTCGGTGGGCTCTGCCTACGAGAACGTTAAAGTAAGCTATGAACACAACAATTTTATGTGCCAATCTCATGCG ACCAAGGTGACATCCCGCTCGGGTTCGGTATCCAGTTTTCCAGACGCCTTGGACGAGAACAACACATCCTCGGGCCTGAATTCACCCACAGACTCACTTACTAAATAG
- the LOC108018161 gene encoding tumor protein D52 isoform X10 — translation MEDHNTANLSDPASPAASVASAEIAAEFAALSVEEKEQRRADWTQELARVEEEINTLRTVLASKTRHASDLKRKLGITVWKEVTDDMNQGIKNLKESTVYQRTESVLKSTGEKTASVFGSITSGISSKLSQMKNSESMRSIEASVGSAYENVKTKVTSRSGSVSSFPDALDENNTSSGLNSPTDSLTK, via the exons ATGGAGGACC ATAATACAGCCAACCTGTCGGACCCAGCATCTCCAGCAGCTTCTGTGGCATCCGCAGAAATTGCCGCCGAGTTCGCTGCGCTTTCCGTGGAGGAGAAGGAGCAGCGTCGGGCTGATTGGACTCAG GAACTGGCCCGCGTTGAGGAGGAGATCAACACGCTGCGCACCGTCCTCGCCTCGAAGACGCGCCATGCCTCCGATCTCAAGCGCAAGCTGGGCATTACCGTCTGGAAGGAGGTGACGGACGACATGAACCAGGGCATCAAGAACCTCAAAGAGAGCACTGT ATACCAACGCACGGAGTCTGTGCTCAAGTCCACGGGCGAGAAGACCGCCTCGGTGTTTGGCAGCATCACCAGTGGCATTTCGTCGAAACTGTCGCAAATGAAAAACTCCGAGTCGATGCGTTCTATCGAGGCTTCGGTGGGCTCTGCCTACGAGAACGTTAAA ACCAAGGTGACATCCCGCTCGGGTTCGGTATCCAGTTTTCCAGACGCCTTGGACGAGAACAACACATCCTCGGGCCTGAATTCACCCACAGACTCACTTACTAAATAG
- the LOC108018161 gene encoding tumor protein D54 isoform X9 → MEDHNTANLSDPASPAASVASAEIAAEFAALSVEEKEQRRADWTQELARVEEEINTLRTVLASKTRHASDLKRKLGITVWKEVTDDMNQGIKNLKESTVYQSVEQSVGTFTKAVHEAPLYQRTESVLKSTGEKTASVFGSITSGISSKLSQMKNSESMRSIEASVGSAYENVKTKVTSRSGSVSSFPDALDENNTSSGLNSPTDSLTK, encoded by the exons ATGGAGGACC ATAATACAGCCAACCTGTCGGACCCAGCATCTCCAGCAGCTTCTGTGGCATCCGCAGAAATTGCCGCCGAGTTCGCTGCGCTTTCCGTGGAGGAGAAGGAGCAGCGTCGGGCTGATTGGACTCAG GAACTGGCCCGCGTTGAGGAGGAGATCAACACGCTGCGCACCGTCCTCGCCTCGAAGACGCGCCATGCCTCCGATCTCAAGCGCAAGCTGGGCATTACCGTCTGGAAGGAGGTGACGGACGACATGAACCAGGGCATCAAGAACCTCAAAGAGAGCACTGT ttaccAATCGGTGGAGCAGAGCGTGGGCACGTTTACTAAAGCCGTGCACGAGGCACCCCT ATACCAACGCACGGAGTCTGTGCTCAAGTCCACGGGCGAGAAGACCGCCTCGGTGTTTGGCAGCATCACCAGTGGCATTTCGTCGAAACTGTCGCAAATGAAAAACTCCGAGTCGATGCGTTCTATCGAGGCTTCGGTGGGCTCTGCCTACGAGAACGTTAAA ACCAAGGTGACATCCCGCTCGGGTTCGGTATCCAGTTTTCCAGACGCCTTGGACGAGAACAACACATCCTCGGGCCTGAATTCACCCACAGACTCACTTACTAAATAG
- the LOC108018161 gene encoding uncharacterized protein isoform X7 has translation MSESEPNSLEFIEDSYLPGIDDLTSTPSLDLEASEAVLDWYGDGQEESEADFYLRNLTLDQIFYDVDSDYSNSLELQAVEAEFIGAKLANQAPSSSMAKRFRLKFFTKRSMRDVKVTFIDFSKPYLAKISNSDNYKRFLNIGHRSRDNTANLSDPASPAASVASAEIAAEFAALSVEEKEQRRADWTQELARVEEEINTLRTVLASKTRHASDLKRKLGITVWKEVTDDMNQGIKNLKESTVYQRTESVLKSTGEKTASVFGSITSGISSKLSQMKNSESMRSIEASVGSAYENVKAFSSLVRWRSRS, from the exons ATGAGCGAATCGGAACCCAATAGCCTGGAGTTCATTGAAGACTCCTATCTGCCAGGCATCGATGATCTCACCAGCACACCATCCCTGGATCTGGAAGCTAGCGAAGCCGTCTTGGACTGGTATGGAGACGGACAGGAGGAGAGCGAAGCTGATTTTTATCTGCGTAACCTGACGCTGGACCAGATCTTCTACGATGTGGATTCGGACTACTCCAACAGCCTGGAACTGCAGGCTGTGGAGGCGGAGTTCATTGGCGCCAAGTTGGCCAACCAGGCGCCCTCTTCCTCGATGGCCAAACGCTTCCGGCTAAAGTTCTTCACCAAGCGAAGCATGCGTGACGTTAAAGTCACGTTCATAGACTTCTCCAAGCCATATCTGGCCAAAATATCGAACAGTGATAACTACAAGAGATTTCTCAACATTGGGCATAGAAGTAGAG ATAATACAGCCAACCTGTCGGACCCAGCATCTCCAGCAGCTTCTGTGGCATCCGCAGAAATTGCCGCCGAGTTCGCTGCGCTTTCCGTGGAGGAGAAGGAGCAGCGTCGGGCTGATTGGACTCAG GAACTGGCCCGCGTTGAGGAGGAGATCAACACGCTGCGCACCGTCCTCGCCTCGAAGACGCGCCATGCCTCCGATCTCAAGCGCAAGCTGGGCATTACCGTCTGGAAGGAGGTGACGGACGACATGAACCAGGGCATCAAGAACCTCAAAGAGAGCACTGT ATACCAACGCACGGAGTCTGTGCTCAAGTCCACGGGCGAGAAGACCGCCTCGGTGTTTGGCAGCATCACCAGTGGCATTTCGTCGAAACTGTCGCAAATGAAAAACTCCGAGTCGATGCGTTCTATCGAGGCTTCGGTGGGCTCTGCCTACGAGAACGTTAAA GCGTTCAGTTCCTTGGTTAGATGGCGTTCCCGATCCTGA
- the LOC108018161 gene encoding uncharacterized protein isoform X4: MSESEPNSLEFIEDSYLPGIDDLTSTPSLDLEASEAVLDWYGDGQEESEADFYLRNLTLDQIFYDVDSDYSNSLELQAVEAEFIGAKLANQAPSSSMAKRFRLKFFTKRSMRDVKVTFIDFSKPYLAKISNSDNYKRFLNIGHRSRDNTANLSDPASPAASVASAEIAAEFAALSVEEKEQRRADWTQELARVEEEINTLRTVLASKTRHASDLKRKLGITVWKEVTDDMNQGIKNLKESTVYQSVEQSVGTFTKAVHEAPLYQRTESVLKSTGEKTASVFGSITSGISSKLSQMKNSESMRSIEASVGSAYENVKVSYEHNNFMCQSHAAFSSLVRWRSRS; this comes from the exons ATGAGCGAATCGGAACCCAATAGCCTGGAGTTCATTGAAGACTCCTATCTGCCAGGCATCGATGATCTCACCAGCACACCATCCCTGGATCTGGAAGCTAGCGAAGCCGTCTTGGACTGGTATGGAGACGGACAGGAGGAGAGCGAAGCTGATTTTTATCTGCGTAACCTGACGCTGGACCAGATCTTCTACGATGTGGATTCGGACTACTCCAACAGCCTGGAACTGCAGGCTGTGGAGGCGGAGTTCATTGGCGCCAAGTTGGCCAACCAGGCGCCCTCTTCCTCGATGGCCAAACGCTTCCGGCTAAAGTTCTTCACCAAGCGAAGCATGCGTGACGTTAAAGTCACGTTCATAGACTTCTCCAAGCCATATCTGGCCAAAATATCGAACAGTGATAACTACAAGAGATTTCTCAACATTGGGCATAGAAGTAGAG ATAATACAGCCAACCTGTCGGACCCAGCATCTCCAGCAGCTTCTGTGGCATCCGCAGAAATTGCCGCCGAGTTCGCTGCGCTTTCCGTGGAGGAGAAGGAGCAGCGTCGGGCTGATTGGACTCAG GAACTGGCCCGCGTTGAGGAGGAGATCAACACGCTGCGCACCGTCCTCGCCTCGAAGACGCGCCATGCCTCCGATCTCAAGCGCAAGCTGGGCATTACCGTCTGGAAGGAGGTGACGGACGACATGAACCAGGGCATCAAGAACCTCAAAGAGAGCACTGT ttaccAATCGGTGGAGCAGAGCGTGGGCACGTTTACTAAAGCCGTGCACGAGGCACCCCT ATACCAACGCACGGAGTCTGTGCTCAAGTCCACGGGCGAGAAGACCGCCTCGGTGTTTGGCAGCATCACCAGTGGCATTTCGTCGAAACTGTCGCAAATGAAAAACTCCGAGTCGATGCGTTCTATCGAGGCTTCGGTGGGCTCTGCCTACGAGAACGTTAAAGTAAGCTATGAACACAACAATTTTATGTGCCAATCTCATGCG GCGTTCAGTTCCTTGGTTAGATGGCGTTCCCGATCCTGA
- the LOC108018161 gene encoding uncharacterized protein isoform X6, which translates to MSESEPNSLEFIEDSYLPGIDDLTSTPSLDLEASEAVLDWYGDGQEESEADFYLRNLTLDQIFYDVDSDYSNSLELQAVEAEFIGAKLANQAPSSSMAKRFRLKFFTKRSMRDVKVTFIDFSKPYLAKISNSDNYKRFLNIGHRSRDNTANLSDPASPAASVASAEIAAEFAALSVEEKEQRRADWTQELARVEEEINTLRTVLASKTRHASDLKRKLGITVWKEVTDDMNQGIKNLKESTVYQSVEQSVGTFTKAVHEAPLYQRTESVLKSTGEKTASVFGSITSGISSKLSQMKNSESMRSIEASVGSAYENVKAFSSLVRWRSRS; encoded by the exons ATGAGCGAATCGGAACCCAATAGCCTGGAGTTCATTGAAGACTCCTATCTGCCAGGCATCGATGATCTCACCAGCACACCATCCCTGGATCTGGAAGCTAGCGAAGCCGTCTTGGACTGGTATGGAGACGGACAGGAGGAGAGCGAAGCTGATTTTTATCTGCGTAACCTGACGCTGGACCAGATCTTCTACGATGTGGATTCGGACTACTCCAACAGCCTGGAACTGCAGGCTGTGGAGGCGGAGTTCATTGGCGCCAAGTTGGCCAACCAGGCGCCCTCTTCCTCGATGGCCAAACGCTTCCGGCTAAAGTTCTTCACCAAGCGAAGCATGCGTGACGTTAAAGTCACGTTCATAGACTTCTCCAAGCCATATCTGGCCAAAATATCGAACAGTGATAACTACAAGAGATTTCTCAACATTGGGCATAGAAGTAGAG ATAATACAGCCAACCTGTCGGACCCAGCATCTCCAGCAGCTTCTGTGGCATCCGCAGAAATTGCCGCCGAGTTCGCTGCGCTTTCCGTGGAGGAGAAGGAGCAGCGTCGGGCTGATTGGACTCAG GAACTGGCCCGCGTTGAGGAGGAGATCAACACGCTGCGCACCGTCCTCGCCTCGAAGACGCGCCATGCCTCCGATCTCAAGCGCAAGCTGGGCATTACCGTCTGGAAGGAGGTGACGGACGACATGAACCAGGGCATCAAGAACCTCAAAGAGAGCACTGT ttaccAATCGGTGGAGCAGAGCGTGGGCACGTTTACTAAAGCCGTGCACGAGGCACCCCT ATACCAACGCACGGAGTCTGTGCTCAAGTCCACGGGCGAGAAGACCGCCTCGGTGTTTGGCAGCATCACCAGTGGCATTTCGTCGAAACTGTCGCAAATGAAAAACTCCGAGTCGATGCGTTCTATCGAGGCTTCGGTGGGCTCTGCCTACGAGAACGTTAAA GCGTTCAGTTCCTTGGTTAGATGGCGTTCCCGATCCTGA
- the LOC108018161 gene encoding tumor protein D52 isoform X5: MSESEPNSLEFIEDSYLPGIDDLTSTPSLDLEASEAVLDWYGDGQEESEADFYLRNLTLDQIFYDVDSDYSNSLELQAVEAEFIGAKLANQAPSSSMAKRFRLKFFTKRSMRDVKVTFIDFSKPYLAKISNSDNYKRFLNIGHRSRDNTANLSDPASPAASVASAEIAAEFAALSVEEKEQRRADWTQELARVEEEINTLRTVLASKTRHASDLKRKLGITVWKEVTDDMNQGIKNLKESTVYQRTESVLKSTGEKTASVFGSITSGISSKLSQMKNSESMRSIEASVGSAYENVKTKVTSRSGSVSSFPDALDENNTSSGLNSPTDSLTK; this comes from the exons ATGAGCGAATCGGAACCCAATAGCCTGGAGTTCATTGAAGACTCCTATCTGCCAGGCATCGATGATCTCACCAGCACACCATCCCTGGATCTGGAAGCTAGCGAAGCCGTCTTGGACTGGTATGGAGACGGACAGGAGGAGAGCGAAGCTGATTTTTATCTGCGTAACCTGACGCTGGACCAGATCTTCTACGATGTGGATTCGGACTACTCCAACAGCCTGGAACTGCAGGCTGTGGAGGCGGAGTTCATTGGCGCCAAGTTGGCCAACCAGGCGCCCTCTTCCTCGATGGCCAAACGCTTCCGGCTAAAGTTCTTCACCAAGCGAAGCATGCGTGACGTTAAAGTCACGTTCATAGACTTCTCCAAGCCATATCTGGCCAAAATATCGAACAGTGATAACTACAAGAGATTTCTCAACATTGGGCATAGAAGTAGAG ATAATACAGCCAACCTGTCGGACCCAGCATCTCCAGCAGCTTCTGTGGCATCCGCAGAAATTGCCGCCGAGTTCGCTGCGCTTTCCGTGGAGGAGAAGGAGCAGCGTCGGGCTGATTGGACTCAG GAACTGGCCCGCGTTGAGGAGGAGATCAACACGCTGCGCACCGTCCTCGCCTCGAAGACGCGCCATGCCTCCGATCTCAAGCGCAAGCTGGGCATTACCGTCTGGAAGGAGGTGACGGACGACATGAACCAGGGCATCAAGAACCTCAAAGAGAGCACTGT ATACCAACGCACGGAGTCTGTGCTCAAGTCCACGGGCGAGAAGACCGCCTCGGTGTTTGGCAGCATCACCAGTGGCATTTCGTCGAAACTGTCGCAAATGAAAAACTCCGAGTCGATGCGTTCTATCGAGGCTTCGGTGGGCTCTGCCTACGAGAACGTTAAA ACCAAGGTGACATCCCGCTCGGGTTCGGTATCCAGTTTTCCAGACGCCTTGGACGAGAACAACACATCCTCGGGCCTGAATTCACCCACAGACTCACTTACTAAATAG
- the LOC108018161 gene encoding uncharacterized protein isoform X2, which yields MSESEPNSLEFIEDSYLPGIDDLTSTPSLDLEASEAVLDWYGDGQEESEADFYLRNLTLDQIFYDVDSDYSNSLELQAVEAEFIGAKLANQAPSSSMAKRFRLKFFTKRSMRDVKVTFIDFSKPYLAKISNSDNYKRFLNIGHRSRDNTANLSDPASPAASVASAEIAAEFAALSVEEKEQRRADWTQELARVEEEINTLRTVLASKTRHASDLKRKLGITVWKEVTDDMNQGIKNLKESTVYQSVEQSVGTFTKAVHEAPLYQRTESVLKSTGEKTASVFGSITSGISSKLSQMKNSESMRSIEASVGSAYENVKTKVTSRSGSVSSFPDALDENNTSSGLNSPTDSLTK from the exons ATGAGCGAATCGGAACCCAATAGCCTGGAGTTCATTGAAGACTCCTATCTGCCAGGCATCGATGATCTCACCAGCACACCATCCCTGGATCTGGAAGCTAGCGAAGCCGTCTTGGACTGGTATGGAGACGGACAGGAGGAGAGCGAAGCTGATTTTTATCTGCGTAACCTGACGCTGGACCAGATCTTCTACGATGTGGATTCGGACTACTCCAACAGCCTGGAACTGCAGGCTGTGGAGGCGGAGTTCATTGGCGCCAAGTTGGCCAACCAGGCGCCCTCTTCCTCGATGGCCAAACGCTTCCGGCTAAAGTTCTTCACCAAGCGAAGCATGCGTGACGTTAAAGTCACGTTCATAGACTTCTCCAAGCCATATCTGGCCAAAATATCGAACAGTGATAACTACAAGAGATTTCTCAACATTGGGCATAGAAGTAGAG ATAATACAGCCAACCTGTCGGACCCAGCATCTCCAGCAGCTTCTGTGGCATCCGCAGAAATTGCCGCCGAGTTCGCTGCGCTTTCCGTGGAGGAGAAGGAGCAGCGTCGGGCTGATTGGACTCAG GAACTGGCCCGCGTTGAGGAGGAGATCAACACGCTGCGCACCGTCCTCGCCTCGAAGACGCGCCATGCCTCCGATCTCAAGCGCAAGCTGGGCATTACCGTCTGGAAGGAGGTGACGGACGACATGAACCAGGGCATCAAGAACCTCAAAGAGAGCACTGT ttaccAATCGGTGGAGCAGAGCGTGGGCACGTTTACTAAAGCCGTGCACGAGGCACCCCT ATACCAACGCACGGAGTCTGTGCTCAAGTCCACGGGCGAGAAGACCGCCTCGGTGTTTGGCAGCATCACCAGTGGCATTTCGTCGAAACTGTCGCAAATGAAAAACTCCGAGTCGATGCGTTCTATCGAGGCTTCGGTGGGCTCTGCCTACGAGAACGTTAAA ACCAAGGTGACATCCCGCTCGGGTTCGGTATCCAGTTTTCCAGACGCCTTGGACGAGAACAACACATCCTCGGGCCTGAATTCACCCACAGACTCACTTACTAAATAG
- the LOC108018161 gene encoding uncharacterized protein isoform X3, with product MSESEPNSLEFIEDSYLPGIDDLTSTPSLDLEASEAVLDWYGDGQEESEADFYLRNLTLDQIFYDVDSDYSNSLELQAVEAEFIGAKLANQAPSSSMAKRFRLKFFTKRSMRDVKVTFIDFSKPYLAKISNSDNYKRFLNIGHRSRDNTANLSDPASPAASVASAEIAAEFAALSVEEKEQRRADWTQELARVEEEINTLRTVLASKTRHASDLKRKLGITVWKEVTDDMNQGIKNLKESTVYQRTESVLKSTGEKTASVFGSITSGISSKLSQMKNSESMRSIEASVGSAYENVKVSYEHNNFMCQSHATKVTSRSGSVSSFPDALDENNTSSGLNSPTDSLTK from the exons ATGAGCGAATCGGAACCCAATAGCCTGGAGTTCATTGAAGACTCCTATCTGCCAGGCATCGATGATCTCACCAGCACACCATCCCTGGATCTGGAAGCTAGCGAAGCCGTCTTGGACTGGTATGGAGACGGACAGGAGGAGAGCGAAGCTGATTTTTATCTGCGTAACCTGACGCTGGACCAGATCTTCTACGATGTGGATTCGGACTACTCCAACAGCCTGGAACTGCAGGCTGTGGAGGCGGAGTTCATTGGCGCCAAGTTGGCCAACCAGGCGCCCTCTTCCTCGATGGCCAAACGCTTCCGGCTAAAGTTCTTCACCAAGCGAAGCATGCGTGACGTTAAAGTCACGTTCATAGACTTCTCCAAGCCATATCTGGCCAAAATATCGAACAGTGATAACTACAAGAGATTTCTCAACATTGGGCATAGAAGTAGAG ATAATACAGCCAACCTGTCGGACCCAGCATCTCCAGCAGCTTCTGTGGCATCCGCAGAAATTGCCGCCGAGTTCGCTGCGCTTTCCGTGGAGGAGAAGGAGCAGCGTCGGGCTGATTGGACTCAG GAACTGGCCCGCGTTGAGGAGGAGATCAACACGCTGCGCACCGTCCTCGCCTCGAAGACGCGCCATGCCTCCGATCTCAAGCGCAAGCTGGGCATTACCGTCTGGAAGGAGGTGACGGACGACATGAACCAGGGCATCAAGAACCTCAAAGAGAGCACTGT ATACCAACGCACGGAGTCTGTGCTCAAGTCCACGGGCGAGAAGACCGCCTCGGTGTTTGGCAGCATCACCAGTGGCATTTCGTCGAAACTGTCGCAAATGAAAAACTCCGAGTCGATGCGTTCTATCGAGGCTTCGGTGGGCTCTGCCTACGAGAACGTTAAAGTAAGCTATGAACACAACAATTTTATGTGCCAATCTCATGCG ACCAAGGTGACATCCCGCTCGGGTTCGGTATCCAGTTTTCCAGACGCCTTGGACGAGAACAACACATCCTCGGGCCTGAATTCACCCACAGACTCACTTACTAAATAG
- the LOC108018161 gene encoding uncharacterized protein isoform X1, with protein sequence MSESEPNSLEFIEDSYLPGIDDLTSTPSLDLEASEAVLDWYGDGQEESEADFYLRNLTLDQIFYDVDSDYSNSLELQAVEAEFIGAKLANQAPSSSMAKRFRLKFFTKRSMRDVKVTFIDFSKPYLAKISNSDNYKRFLNIGHRSRDNTANLSDPASPAASVASAEIAAEFAALSVEEKEQRRADWTQELARVEEEINTLRTVLASKTRHASDLKRKLGITVWKEVTDDMNQGIKNLKESTVYQSVEQSVGTFTKAVHEAPLYQRTESVLKSTGEKTASVFGSITSGISSKLSQMKNSESMRSIEASVGSAYENVKVSYEHNNFMCQSHATKVTSRSGSVSSFPDALDENNTSSGLNSPTDSLTK encoded by the exons ATGAGCGAATCGGAACCCAATAGCCTGGAGTTCATTGAAGACTCCTATCTGCCAGGCATCGATGATCTCACCAGCACACCATCCCTGGATCTGGAAGCTAGCGAAGCCGTCTTGGACTGGTATGGAGACGGACAGGAGGAGAGCGAAGCTGATTTTTATCTGCGTAACCTGACGCTGGACCAGATCTTCTACGATGTGGATTCGGACTACTCCAACAGCCTGGAACTGCAGGCTGTGGAGGCGGAGTTCATTGGCGCCAAGTTGGCCAACCAGGCGCCCTCTTCCTCGATGGCCAAACGCTTCCGGCTAAAGTTCTTCACCAAGCGAAGCATGCGTGACGTTAAAGTCACGTTCATAGACTTCTCCAAGCCATATCTGGCCAAAATATCGAACAGTGATAACTACAAGAGATTTCTCAACATTGGGCATAGAAGTAGAG ATAATACAGCCAACCTGTCGGACCCAGCATCTCCAGCAGCTTCTGTGGCATCCGCAGAAATTGCCGCCGAGTTCGCTGCGCTTTCCGTGGAGGAGAAGGAGCAGCGTCGGGCTGATTGGACTCAG GAACTGGCCCGCGTTGAGGAGGAGATCAACACGCTGCGCACCGTCCTCGCCTCGAAGACGCGCCATGCCTCCGATCTCAAGCGCAAGCTGGGCATTACCGTCTGGAAGGAGGTGACGGACGACATGAACCAGGGCATCAAGAACCTCAAAGAGAGCACTGT ttaccAATCGGTGGAGCAGAGCGTGGGCACGTTTACTAAAGCCGTGCACGAGGCACCCCT ATACCAACGCACGGAGTCTGTGCTCAAGTCCACGGGCGAGAAGACCGCCTCGGTGTTTGGCAGCATCACCAGTGGCATTTCGTCGAAACTGTCGCAAATGAAAAACTCCGAGTCGATGCGTTCTATCGAGGCTTCGGTGGGCTCTGCCTACGAGAACGTTAAAGTAAGCTATGAACACAACAATTTTATGTGCCAATCTCATGCG ACCAAGGTGACATCCCGCTCGGGTTCGGTATCCAGTTTTCCAGACGCCTTGGACGAGAACAACACATCCTCGGGCCTGAATTCACCCACAGACTCACTTACTAAATAG